From Chryseobacterium joostei, the proteins below share one genomic window:
- a CDS encoding GDYXXLXY domain-containing protein yields MKKYKWIIILLNLVLLLVYFNYSVAEKETLLKDGQHVLLKLAPVDPRSLMQGDYMSLRYDISRNIDAEKIPKRGYCVVTLDTKGIAQAVRFQKDPTPLKAGEHLIKYTSPNQWSINIGAESFFFQEGHAEKYEKAAYGGIRTDKNGNSLLVGLYDEQLKQIK; encoded by the coding sequence ATGAAAAAATATAAATGGATTATCATACTCTTAAATCTGGTCCTGTTGCTGGTATATTTCAACTATTCGGTAGCAGAAAAAGAGACATTACTAAAGGATGGACAACATGTTTTATTAAAACTGGCTCCCGTTGATCCCCGCTCATTGATGCAGGGCGACTATATGAGTCTGAGATATGATATTTCAAGAAATATAGATGCCGAAAAGATTCCCAAACGTGGCTATTGTGTTGTAACGCTTGATACAAAAGGAATTGCCCAGGCCGTAAGATTTCAAAAAGATCCAACACCCCTGAAAGCAGGAGAGCATCTGATCAAGTATACTTCACCCAACCAATGGAGCATTAATATTGGGGCAGAATCTTTCTTTTTTCAGGAGGGGCATGCAGAAAAATATGAAAAAGCAGCTTACGGAGGAATAAGAACTGATAAAAATGGAAACAGTTTATTAGTAGGGCTCTATGACGAGCAATTAAAACAAATTAAATAA
- a CDS encoding DUF3575 domain-containing protein, giving the protein MKKLVTLTPFLLFSAMGAQEIENSSAEKMNIIKTNVTAYAFRNINLTYERAINQWFSVNVGFGTMPEGKVPFINAFLKDEDEKRFQNLKVKATNFTIEPRFYIGKGYGKGFYFAPYYRYSDVSSNTFDFYYDYNGPGNVTYQIPLKGQGNTNGNSGGLMVGVQFFLTKNQNLVLDFWIAGAHYGSGKGDFTMTSDYVLTPDMQSQLKKEIENLDIPFVKYTVETNANGAKIKVDGPWAGFRSGLSIGYRF; this is encoded by the coding sequence ATGAAAAAATTAGTCACACTCACTCCATTTTTATTGTTTTCTGCAATGGGTGCGCAGGAAATTGAAAATAGTTCGGCAGAGAAAATGAATATCATTAAGACCAATGTTACCGCTTATGCGTTCCGAAATATTAATCTCACCTATGAAAGAGCGATCAACCAGTGGTTTTCGGTAAATGTAGGCTTCGGAACAATGCCTGAGGGAAAAGTGCCTTTCATCAATGCTTTTTTGAAAGATGAGGATGAAAAAAGATTTCAAAACCTCAAAGTAAAAGCCACCAATTTTACGATAGAACCAAGATTTTACATTGGAAAAGGATATGGAAAAGGATTTTATTTTGCACCTTATTATCGATATTCTGATGTATCTTCCAATACTTTTGATTTTTATTACGACTACAATGGTCCTGGGAATGTTACCTATCAAATTCCTCTTAAAGGCCAGGGAAATACCAATGGAAACAGTGGTGGTCTAATGGTAGGGGTACAATTCTTTCTTACCAAAAACCAAAACCTTGTCCTGGATTTCTGGATTGCCGGTGCTCACTACGGAAGTGGAAAAGGTGATTTTACAATGACCAGCGACTACGTTTTGACTCCCGACATGCAGTCACAACTCAAAAAAGAAATAGAAAATCTTGATATTCCATTTGTAAAATATACCGTGGAAACCAATGCCAATGGTGCCAAAATAAAAGTAGACGGGCCATGGGCTGGTTTTAGAAGCGGGCTTTCCATTGGATATAGATTTTAA
- a CDS encoding alpha/beta fold hydrolase, with protein MKKFTFLLIIMLFFAAVSNIFGQEKTYPFEVKKTGKGKQSLLFIPGFASSGDVWNETTAKFEKDFTCYTLTMAGFAGAKPEANPTFKDWEKGIAAYIKDHKIQKPVIIGHSMGGGLALAIAADYPELVGKIVIVDTLPCLAAISNPAFTSKENNDCSAMMSTFTAMPDEQFKKMQNQSIPRLLADTSMQDTVIDWSMRSDRKTFAKMFCDFSNTDLRETIKNIQCPSLILLEAYFVSLKPSIEAQYKNLKNANLQYSTKGLHFIMYDDKEWYFNQLNNFLSAK; from the coding sequence ATGAAAAAATTCACGTTCCTTCTTATCATCATGTTATTTTTTGCTGCTGTAAGCAATATTTTTGGCCAGGAAAAAACATATCCGTTTGAAGTAAAGAAAACAGGAAAAGGAAAACAGTCTTTACTATTTATTCCGGGATTTGCTTCTTCAGGAGATGTATGGAATGAAACAACGGCTAAGTTTGAGAAAGACTTCACTTGCTATACCTTAACGATGGCAGGATTTGCAGGAGCAAAACCCGAGGCGAACCCTACCTTTAAAGACTGGGAAAAAGGAATTGCAGCTTATATAAAAGATCATAAAATTCAAAAGCCTGTTATTATTGGACACAGTATGGGTGGTGGCCTTGCTTTAGCCATTGCAGCAGATTATCCGGAACTTGTGGGTAAGATTGTTATTGTAGATACTTTACCTTGCCTGGCTGCTATTTCTAATCCTGCTTTTACTTCCAAGGAAAATAATGACTGCTCGGCAATGATGAGTACTTTTACAGCAATGCCGGATGAGCAATTCAAAAAAATGCAGAATCAGTCTATTCCACGTCTTCTGGCAGATACTTCTATGCAGGACACCGTGATTGACTGGAGCATGAGGTCTGACAGAAAAACTTTTGCGAAAATGTTCTGTGATTTCTCTAATACAGACCTTAGAGAAACAATAAAAAATATCCAATGTCCCTCCCTTATTCTGCTTGAAGCCTACTTTGTTTCTTTGAAGCCATCCATTGAAGCTCAGTATAAAAATCTTAAAAATGCCAATCTTCAATATTCCACAAAAGGATTACATTTCATTATGTATGATGACAAGGAATGGTATTTTAACCAGTTAAATAATTTCTTATCCGCGAAATAA
- the ribB gene encoding 3,4-dihydroxy-2-butanone-4-phosphate synthase → MEKLLEQFGATSKERVEKALSTLQQGKGILLVDDENRENEGDIIFPASTITEKDMALLIRECSGIVCLCISEEKSKHLNLRPMVENNNSKNQTAFTITIEAKEGVESGVSAKDRVTTIRTAIAANAQAEHIASPGHVFPLIAKKGGVFERRGHTEGSVDLVKMANLGDDAVLCELTNEDGSMARLPEIVDFAIKKGMSVVTIEDIHAYRKMIMSN, encoded by the coding sequence ATGGAAAAATTATTAGAACAATTCGGAGCTACCTCCAAAGAACGTGTAGAAAAAGCACTTTCAACATTACAACAGGGAAAAGGCATTCTTTTAGTAGATGATGAAAATCGTGAAAACGAAGGCGATATCATCTTTCCCGCATCCACTATTACAGAAAAGGACATGGCACTTTTGATCCGCGAATGCAGTGGCATCGTTTGTTTATGTATTTCCGAGGAAAAAAGTAAGCACCTCAACCTGCGTCCAATGGTGGAAAACAACAATTCAAAAAATCAAACAGCATTTACCATTACGATTGAAGCTAAAGAAGGAGTGGAATCCGGTGTTTCAGCAAAAGATCGTGTAACAACCATCAGAACAGCAATAGCAGCCAATGCTCAGGCAGAGCATATTGCCAGCCCTGGACATGTTTTCCCTTTGATCGCCAAAAAAGGCGGAGTCTTTGAAAGACGTGGACATACTGAGGGGAGTGTAGATCTTGTAAAAATGGCAAATCTTGGTGATGATGCCGTACTTTGTGAGCTAACCAATGAGGATGGCTCCATGGCAAGACTTCCGGAAATTGTAGATTTTGCCATCAAGAAAGGAATGAGTGTCGTTACCATTGAAGACATTCATGCTTACCGCAAAATGATCATGAGCAACTAA
- a CDS encoding RNA polymerase sigma factor: MAFEDIYELYWQKIFRLCMGYVNDTELAQDLAQETFIIVWQQLPKFRNESSVGTWIFRIASNNCLRQIEKEKRFAKTDLPINLEEKKQESMEPQIQMLYQFISELQETDRIIISLELEEVKQAEIANIVGLSESNIRVKIHRIKEKLTQKFKENGY; the protein is encoded by the coding sequence ATGGCATTTGAGGATATATACGAACTCTACTGGCAGAAAATATTCCGTTTGTGCATGGGATATGTAAATGATACTGAATTGGCTCAGGATCTTGCTCAGGAAACCTTTATCATTGTATGGCAACAGCTTCCGAAATTCAGGAATGAATCCAGCGTTGGAACATGGATCTTCAGGATTGCTTCCAACAATTGCCTCCGACAAATTGAAAAGGAAAAAAGATTCGCTAAAACAGATCTTCCCATCAATCTGGAAGAGAAGAAGCAGGAATCAATGGAACCTCAGATACAAATGCTTTACCAATTTATTTCTGAACTGCAGGAAACGGACAGGATTATCATCTCTCTGGAACTGGAAGAGGTAAAGCAAGCTGAAATAGCAAATATCGTAGGACTTTCGGAATCCAACATACGGGTAAAGATCCACAGGATAAAAGAAAAATTAACACAAAAGTTTAAAGAAAATGGATACTAA
- a CDS encoding MFS transporter codes for MNSSSITTSQRIKAIIGGSIGNLVEWYDWYAYAAFAIYFSNSFFPDSDLNAQLMNTAGIFAVGFLMRPIGGWMFGSIADKIGRKRAMTLSVLLMSFGSLLIALTPTYKSIGILAPALLLLARLLQGLSVGGEYGVSATYLSEMATQDRRGFYSSFQYVTLIGGQLIALGIQLILQKLLLTEAQLEDWGWRIPFVIGAMLSIIALYLRANLHETEAFENKKKVSDEKKGTVKELLKHPRALLTVVGLTLGGTLAFYTYTTYMQKFLVNTVHLTKEESTLISFISLFIFACLQPVFGGLSDKIGRRPLLLGFGILGTLCTVPLLTALSTTTSMWSAFFLIMAALIIVSGYTSINAVVKAELFPSEIRALGVGLPYAITVAVFGGTAEYIALWFKKIGSEEYFYWYITGCILFSLVVYMGMKDTKKTSTLDKD; via the coding sequence ATGAATTCATCCTCCATTACCACCAGCCAAAGAATCAAAGCCATCATAGGCGGATCCATCGGAAATCTTGTAGAATGGTATGACTGGTATGCCTATGCAGCCTTTGCAATTTATTTTTCTAACTCTTTTTTTCCGGATTCAGACCTCAATGCACAACTCATGAATACCGCGGGTATATTTGCAGTCGGCTTTCTTATGAGACCCATTGGCGGATGGATGTTTGGGAGTATTGCCGATAAAATTGGAAGAAAAAGAGCGATGACGCTTTCCGTATTGTTGATGTCTTTCGGCTCGTTGCTTATTGCCCTTACGCCCACCTATAAATCAATAGGGATTTTGGCACCGGCATTATTACTGCTTGCCAGATTACTTCAGGGATTGAGCGTAGGTGGTGAATATGGAGTTTCAGCCACTTACCTCAGCGAGATGGCTACTCAGGACAGAAGAGGATTCTACTCAAGCTTTCAGTATGTAACATTAATTGGTGGACAGCTTATTGCTTTGGGAATTCAGCTTATTTTACAAAAACTATTGTTGACTGAAGCTCAGCTTGAAGATTGGGGATGGAGAATTCCTTTTGTGATTGGAGCAATGCTTTCTATTATTGCATTATATCTTAGAGCCAATCTTCATGAGACAGAAGCCTTTGAGAACAAGAAAAAAGTCAGTGACGAGAAAAAAGGAACGGTAAAAGAACTTCTGAAGCACCCAAGAGCTTTACTTACTGTTGTTGGGCTAACCCTGGGTGGTACTCTTGCCTTTTACACCTATACCACTTACATGCAGAAATTTTTGGTTAATACTGTTCATCTTACCAAGGAAGAATCTACATTAATTTCATTTATATCTTTATTCATATTCGCTTGTCTTCAGCCTGTTTTTGGAGGATTATCTGATAAAATCGGAAGACGCCCGCTCCTTTTGGGCTTTGGTATTCTGGGAACTTTATGTACGGTTCCGCTTTTGACTGCATTAAGTACTACAACCTCAATGTGGAGTGCTTTTTTCCTTATCATGGCGGCATTAATCATTGTAAGCGGCTACACTTCCATCAATGCTGTGGTAAAGGCAGAACTTTTTCCGTCCGAGATCCGCGCTTTGGGGGTAGGACTTCCCTATGCCATTACGGTGGCTGTTTTTGGAGGAACGGCAGAATATATTGCTCTTTGGTTTAAAAAAATTGGTTCTGAAGAATATTTCTATTGGTACATTACAGGTTGTATCTTATTTTCCCTTGTGGTATATATGGGAATGAAAGACACAAAAAAGACCTCCACATTGGATAAGGATTAA
- a CDS encoding class I SAM-dependent methyltransferase, with protein MISSSENKNHWENVYETKNAEQVSWTQKKPQTSLELIRSFGLGKEAKIIDIGGGDSNLVDYLLEEGYENITVLDISAKALEKAKERLGSSANKIKWIATDITAFEPTETYDIWHDRAAFHFLITREQVSKYISIAEKNITGFMVLGTFSKNGPTKCSGLDIQQYDEISLSEKFETEFEKINCITEDHMTPFGTTQNFVFCTFKKH; from the coding sequence ATGATAAGCTCTTCCGAAAATAAAAACCACTGGGAAAATGTATATGAAACCAAGAATGCTGAACAGGTAAGCTGGACTCAGAAAAAACCTCAAACTTCTCTTGAACTTATCCGTTCTTTTGGATTGGGTAAAGAGGCAAAAATTATAGATATTGGCGGTGGAGACAGCAATTTGGTTGATTATCTGCTTGAAGAAGGCTATGAAAATATCACTGTCTTGGATATTTCTGCCAAAGCATTGGAAAAAGCAAAGGAAAGACTTGGAAGTTCAGCCAATAAAATCAAATGGATTGCTACAGATATCACAGCATTTGAGCCAACGGAAACCTATGATATCTGGCATGACAGGGCTGCTTTTCATTTTCTGATTACCCGTGAGCAGGTTTCAAAATATATAAGTATTGCAGAAAAAAACATAACGGGTTTTATGGTTTTAGGAACATTTTCTAAAAACGGACCTACAAAGTGCAGCGGACTGGATATTCAGCAGTATGACGAAATATCATTGTCTGAAAAATTTGAAACAGAATTTGAAAAAATAAACTGCATTACTGAAGATCATATGACTCCTTTCGGAACCACTCAAAATTTTGTTTTTTGCACCTTTAAGAAGCATTAG
- a CDS encoding M43 family zinc metalloprotease, which translates to MKKLLFLCITGALSSNFYSQKVELEACGTDELMKKHYARFPEQKVQDDTFNLELSKMIKSGKLASRLNQNQVYEIPIVVHVVGDGSAIGTVNNRSDADIISWVNYTNGVFAGSSSSGMSSTSSILPVKFVFAKINPSCNATNGINRIDASHLLKYVSGGVNDDNTTNAVPATDITSLGLWDTSKYYNIYVVKKLTSNSGALNGYAYYPGGSNDYSFMSTSASTVNAQTLAHEFGHALGLRHTHEGYNTTSGACPVNNDCTMDGDLVCDTEPMKSLYHSSVPHTCQAGQINPCTNQTYAGGERNVMAYTYCFRDLFTQGQADRATAQLLQYRQSLINSPVASATAINNNASLTNACTPTSITNPGGFNIGITYVKFGNINNSSNNYKQASNNFYENFTGNYCFGYSKTTIPQNTATTITVAPGTSNSHIIKAYIDYNNDGQFNESTELILNQSGISNGALATASVTPPPGAVTNTPLRMRVIGDYNGTAITACYTPKYGQVEDYSVIIEPQTSLSVQNGLQKENSFITKDESSVYVKSDSKISTLHIYDASGRLLTHKTDINTSELRVPIDQKNTILTVAIVLKDGKTITQKLKF; encoded by the coding sequence ATGAAAAAACTATTATTTCTTTGCATTACTGGTGCTTTGTCATCAAATTTTTATTCACAGAAGGTAGAACTTGAGGCATGCGGAACTGATGAATTAATGAAAAAACATTATGCCAGATTCCCGGAACAAAAAGTTCAGGACGATACTTTTAATCTGGAACTATCCAAAATGATCAAAAGTGGAAAACTGGCCTCAAGACTCAATCAAAATCAGGTCTATGAGATTCCGATTGTTGTACATGTTGTAGGTGATGGAAGTGCTATAGGAACCGTTAATAATAGATCTGATGCGGATATTATTTCATGGGTTAATTACACCAACGGTGTTTTTGCAGGAAGTTCATCCAGTGGAATGTCTTCTACAAGCTCTATTCTACCTGTAAAATTTGTTTTTGCTAAAATAAATCCCAGCTGTAATGCTACCAATGGAATCAACAGGATTGATGCGTCTCATCTTCTAAAATATGTAAGCGGAGGGGTAAATGATGATAATACGACCAACGCTGTGCCTGCAACAGATATTACATCCTTAGGATTATGGGATACCAGCAAATATTATAATATTTATGTTGTCAAAAAGCTAACCTCCAATTCAGGAGCTCTGAACGGCTATGCTTACTATCCGGGAGGAAGCAATGATTATTCTTTTATGTCTACCAGTGCTTCAACGGTAAATGCACAGACCCTCGCCCATGAATTTGGCCATGCTTTGGGACTTAGACATACCCATGAAGGATATAATACCACCTCTGGTGCCTGCCCTGTAAACAATGATTGCACAATGGATGGAGATCTTGTTTGTGATACAGAGCCTATGAAAAGCCTTTACCACTCCTCCGTTCCTCACACTTGCCAGGCAGGACAGATTAATCCCTGTACAAATCAAACTTATGCAGGTGGAGAAAGAAATGTAATGGCCTACACCTACTGCTTCAGAGATTTATTCACACAGGGGCAAGCAGACAGAGCGACGGCACAGCTTCTTCAGTACAGACAATCTTTGATCAATTCTCCTGTAGCCTCAGCAACAGCCATCAACAACAATGCATCTCTTACCAATGCATGTACACCAACATCCATAACCAATCCTGGAGGATTTAATATTGGTATTACCTATGTAAAATTTGGCAACATCAATAATTCTTCCAATAATTATAAACAAGCTTCTAATAATTTTTATGAAAATTTTACAGGCAACTACTGTTTTGGTTATTCAAAAACTACGATTCCCCAAAACACAGCAACTACCATTACTGTAGCTCCCGGAACAAGCAATTCGCATATTATAAAAGCATACATTGATTATAATAATGATGGACAATTTAATGAATCTACAGAATTGATACTTAATCAAAGTGGGATAAGTAATGGGGCATTGGCCACAGCTTCTGTCACTCCTCCACCGGGTGCTGTAACCAATACACCTTTAAGAATGAGAGTGATCGGAGATTATAACGGAACAGCCATTACGGCCTGCTACACACCAAAGTATGGACAGGTAGAAGATTACTCTGTAATTATTGAACCTCAGACTTCATTATCTGTACAAAATGGTTTACAAAAAGAGAATTCGTTCATTACTAAAGATGAAAGTTCTGTGTATGTAAAAAGTGATTCTAAAATCTCAACATTGCATATCTACGATGCCTCGGGAAGATTACTTACTCATAAGACAGATATCAATACCTCAGAATTGAGAGTTCCGATAGATCAGAAAAATACAATCTTAACGGTTGCCATTGTTTTAAAAGACGGGAAAACAATTACCCAAAAATTAAAATTCTAA
- a CDS encoding DUF4919 domain-containing protein → MNIKAFFSLFLLFLLAFFHAQKIEFKAPDYLLIQKNIEDKNSEYYYPKLLKRLQQNDTLLTGNQYRHLYFGYTFQKGYQPYKIGKKAEEVAKYYRGEGISQKDLSKGIQLFLDALEENPLDLRAMNYLAYLYHLNNDDVTAEKIAGNFHGLLNAILTSGDGMKCETGFHVISVTDEYVLLNRFQMETKAQSHIGKCDYQEFEKGKYKIPGFYFDISRFYGRILD, encoded by the coding sequence ATGAATATTAAAGCATTTTTCTCTTTATTCCTTTTATTTCTGCTTGCTTTCTTTCATGCCCAAAAAATAGAATTTAAGGCACCAGATTATTTATTGATTCAAAAAAATATCGAGGATAAAAATTCAGAATATTATTATCCGAAACTTTTAAAACGATTACAACAGAACGATACTCTTCTTACAGGCAATCAATACCGTCATCTTTACTTTGGCTATACTTTCCAGAAAGGGTATCAGCCGTATAAAATTGGCAAGAAGGCCGAGGAGGTTGCCAAATACTATCGCGGGGAGGGTATTTCGCAAAAAGATCTGTCTAAAGGAATCCAGTTGTTTCTTGATGCTTTGGAAGAAAATCCACTGGATCTACGGGCTATGAACTATCTTGCTTATTTATATCATTTAAATAATGATGATGTTACAGCAGAGAAAATTGCCGGAAATTTTCATGGATTATTAAACGCTATTCTTACTTCCGGTGATGGTATGAAGTGCGAAACCGGCTTTCATGTCATTTCCGTTACAGATGAGTATGTACTTTTAAACAGGTTTCAAATGGAGACCAAAGCACAAAGCCACATCGGAAAATGTGATTATCAGGAATTCGAAAAAGGCAAATATAAAATCCCGGGATTTTATTTTGACATCAGTAGATTCTATGGAAGAATATTAGATTAA
- a CDS encoding TonB-dependent receptor domain-containing protein, with translation MKKMIYTICFLCGTFIFAQEKKNDSTDTLATKEIQEVILKSQRKKQFADKAVYTFDKEALERARYAKDLLRTLPELQLDPVSNTITSTKGGTTLFLINGVEATDLQVRSVAPSEVVKVEYYDIPPARWATRVDTVINILTKSTETGYVFGADVFSALDTGFVNGSAYANYTKGKNNFGLEYSLNLRDYNDRRVNSIYDYQLNGNHYRSDENRKDHFGYTFQNIALRYTRLVPDDYAFQAKLNMDIFSRFSKGVGQSVFTEDNLSESHAMFKNNGSDYVIPKLDLYYSKKIGEKDELSINVVGSHYTTNTSETAKEWIVSSGLSVYDNDMMLKAKQTSVVGELAHVHDFKSGRLSSGYRISRSSISNDLNNLTGYSQYSVTYLEQYFYTEFSGKINQFSYRVGAGLTNIHNKSAENIFDEWSFTPKVVLGYQLKNNQSIRFTGSYSPISPLSNALSSNVVQLAPNIVQRGNPFLKSQQMFSNNLTYSFNNKYFDFNAALFYRYTDRVINQYYVQDNELGGYALTYENGKSGQRYGVQLTGSYKPFGNSLLVIKAVLVPTSETVRTSKGALIKNDYLGNYFVLSSEYKAFSLQYQFNIPTYSLNGAFLNTNENQNNIFVSYKNKNWTLSTGMYWMGMPSEYKTKSLPESLVDYKVHTQIMNNKSMFVLGISYDFSKGKKTEIQRKLNNETAPAATF, from the coding sequence ATGAAAAAAATGATATATACCATATGCTTTCTTTGTGGAACATTCATATTTGCGCAGGAAAAGAAAAATGACTCTACTGATACTTTAGCAACAAAGGAAATTCAGGAGGTTATTTTAAAGTCACAAAGAAAAAAACAGTTTGCGGATAAAGCGGTTTATACCTTTGATAAAGAAGCTTTGGAAAGAGCACGCTATGCAAAAGATTTACTTCGTACACTTCCAGAGCTACAATTGGATCCTGTTTCAAATACGATTACCAGCACAAAGGGAGGAACTACATTATTTTTAATCAATGGAGTTGAAGCTACAGATTTGCAAGTTCGAAGTGTGGCACCCAGTGAAGTGGTGAAAGTTGAGTATTATGATATTCCACCGGCGCGATGGGCAACGAGGGTAGATACGGTAATTAATATTCTGACAAAATCTACGGAAACAGGGTATGTTTTCGGGGCTGATGTATTTTCTGCTTTAGATACAGGGTTTGTTAATGGCTCTGCCTATGCCAATTATACCAAAGGAAAAAATAACTTCGGATTAGAATATTCCCTAAACCTTAGAGACTATAATGACAGACGCGTAAATAGTATTTATGATTATCAGTTGAATGGAAATCATTACCGTTCGGATGAGAACAGGAAAGATCATTTTGGTTATACTTTTCAGAATATAGCGCTACGATATACCAGGCTTGTTCCGGATGATTATGCTTTTCAGGCAAAATTAAACATGGATATTTTCAGCAGATTTTCAAAAGGGGTTGGACAAAGTGTTTTCACGGAAGATAATCTTAGTGAATCGCATGCTATGTTTAAAAATAATGGTTCAGATTATGTGATCCCAAAATTGGACTTGTATTATTCTAAAAAGATTGGTGAGAAAGATGAGCTAAGCATTAATGTAGTGGGATCTCATTACACTACTAATACTTCAGAAACCGCTAAAGAATGGATTGTATCATCCGGGCTTTCAGTATATGATAATGATATGATGCTGAAAGCAAAGCAAACGAGTGTGGTTGGGGAACTTGCTCATGTTCATGATTTTAAGAGTGGGAGATTATCATCAGGGTATCGTATTTCAAGATCTTCTATTTCTAATGATCTGAATAATCTGACAGGGTATTCCCAATATAGCGTTACTTATTTGGAGCAATATTTTTATACAGAGTTTTCAGGGAAAATAAATCAATTCAGTTATCGTGTTGGAGCTGGGCTTACCAATATCCATAATAAGAGTGCTGAAAATATTTTTGATGAATGGAGCTTTACTCCCAAAGTTGTTTTAGGGTATCAGTTGAAAAATAATCAGAGCATTCGTTTCACGGGAAGCTACAGTCCGATAAGTCCTTTAAGTAATGCGTTAAGCAGTAATGTAGTACAGTTGGCTCCTAATATTGTACAAAGAGGAAATCCTTTTCTGAAATCACAACAGATGTTTTCTAATAATCTGACTTATTCTTTTAATAATAAGTATTTTGATTTCAATGCTGCTTTATTTTACCGCTATACAGATCGGGTAATCAACCAATATTATGTTCAGGATAATGAATTGGGAGGTTACGCGTTGACTTATGAGAACGGAAAAAGCGGACAAAGGTATGGAGTACAGCTTACAGGATCTTATAAGCCCTTTGGAAATAGTCTGCTTGTCATAAAAGCAGTATTGGTTCCTACTTCTGAAACGGTAAGAACAAGTAAGGGGGCATTAATCAAGAATGATTATCTGGGGAATTATTTTGTGCTGTCTTCAGAATATAAGGCTTTTTCTCTTCAGTATCAGTTCAATATTCCAACGTATAGCCTTAATGGAGCATTTCTCAATACCAATGAGAATCAGAATAATATTTTTGTAAGCTATAAAAATAAAAACTGGACGCTTTCCACCGGAATGTACTGGATGGGGATGCCTTCTGAATATAAAACGAAGAGTTTACCGGAAAGCTTGGTAGATTATAAGGTTCATACTCAAATCATGAATAATAAATCAATGTTTGTATTGGGGATAAGCTATGATTTTTCAAAAGGAAAGAAAACTGAAATTCAGAGAAAATTAAATAATGAAACAGCACCAGCTGCTACTTTTTAA